The Canis aureus isolate CA01 chromosome 11, VMU_Caureus_v.1.0, whole genome shotgun sequence genome has a segment encoding these proteins:
- the LOC144323513 gene encoding uncharacterized protein LOC144323513 isoform X2, translated as MPSRVLEEDADEVSGRELASPWARPGDRGGFQASASRWAPGSSCGALAPILCGPEVGGRQVPREGPPGAHALAARPLPHLRWPRRHLLTHDTASGPATQEGARTPRPWAVLAQICPQVLSGLGHLSLLPGLRPPPVSARPGGGRVSSRATVRAACAGPSSGRSRGPACGACGAGARSWPDPVRTREVRSWGRSTVVSRRSQEGFSAVPVCLPGTCPSATPAAGWLCHDVPLPCPTSAGRARGPRELASRPLLSRTPARPCSAAESCTREPRAKSQHLPAEELCFVRRNRGPRRLCVPVCHVPYVSANRIMPSTCVSDRL; from the exons ATGCCATCGCGGGTGCTCGAGGAGGATGCAGACGAGGTGTCAGGGAGGGAGCTGGCCTCTCCGTGGGCTCGGCCGGGTGACCGGGGAGGGTTCCAGGCAAGTGCCTCACGCTGGGCTCCTGGCAGCAGCTGTGGGGCGCTGGCCCCGATTCTGTGTGGCCCCGAGGTAGGTGGTCGGCAGGTTCCTAGGGAAGGACCCCCCGGGGCTCACGCCCTTGCCGCTCGCCCTTTGCCGCACCTGCGCTGGCCCCGGCGCCACCTCCTGACCCACGACACAGCATCGGGACCGGCCACTCAGGAGGGCGCCAGGACTCCGAGGCCCTGGGCGGTGCTCGCCCAGATCTGCCCGCAGGTGCTTTCTGGACTCGGACACCTGTCCCTCCTCCCGGGCCTGCGGCCGCCCCCCGTGTCTGCTCGGCCGGGCGGGGGCAGGGTCTCCTCCAGGGCGACCGTGAGGGCTGCATGCGCGGGGCCCTCCTCGGGGCGGAGCCGGGGGCCTGCGTGTGGGGCATGTGGGGCGGGAGCCCGAAGCTGGCCGGACCCGGTGCGGACCAGGGAGGTGCGCTCATGGGGACGCAGCACCGTTGTCTCCCGTCGGAGTCAGGAGGGCTTCAGCGCTGTCCCCGTCTGCCTCCCAGGCACTTGTCCCTCTGCCACGCCTGCGGCCGGGTGGCTGTGCCACGACGTCCCACTCCCGTGTCCCACGTCCGCAGGTCGGGCCAGGGGGCCCCGGGAGCTCGCGTCCCGGCCTCTGCTTTCTCGAACCCCCGCCCGCCCCTGCTCTGCCGCGGAGTCATGCACACGAGAGCCTCGGGCCAAGAGCCAGCACCTTCCTGCCGAGGAACTGTGCTTCGTGAGGAGGAACCGCGGTCCCCGACGTCTCTGCGTCCCCGTCTGCCAC GTCCCCTACGTCAGCGCCAATCGTATCATGCCATCCACGTGTGTCTCTGACCGCTTGTGA
- the LOC144323513 gene encoding uncharacterized protein LOC144323513 isoform X1: MPSRVLEEDADEVSGRELASPWARPGDRGGFQASASRWAPGSSCGALAPILCGPEVGGRQVPREGPPGAHALAARPLPHLRWPRRHLLTHDTASGPATQEGARTPRPWAVLAQICPQVLSGLGHLSLLPGLRPPPVSARPGGGRVSSRATVRAACAGPSSGRSRGPACGACGAGARSWPDPVRTREVRSWGRSTVVSRRSQEGFSAVPVCLPGTCPSATPAAGWLCHDVPLPCPTSAGRARGPRELASRPLLSRTPARPCSAAESCTREPRAKSQHLPAEELCFVRRNRGPRRLCVPVCHVSPSPSSPCVTDCRLTRYPCSARPGHTQHLRPALGLLEPEEQPAEPSGLGCRKCPVTMADKLPGNTVWL, from the coding sequence ATGCCATCGCGGGTGCTCGAGGAGGATGCAGACGAGGTGTCAGGGAGGGAGCTGGCCTCTCCGTGGGCTCGGCCGGGTGACCGGGGAGGGTTCCAGGCAAGTGCCTCACGCTGGGCTCCTGGCAGCAGCTGTGGGGCGCTGGCCCCGATTCTGTGTGGCCCCGAGGTAGGTGGTCGGCAGGTTCCTAGGGAAGGACCCCCCGGGGCTCACGCCCTTGCCGCTCGCCCTTTGCCGCACCTGCGCTGGCCCCGGCGCCACCTCCTGACCCACGACACAGCATCGGGACCGGCCACTCAGGAGGGCGCCAGGACTCCGAGGCCCTGGGCGGTGCTCGCCCAGATCTGCCCGCAGGTGCTTTCTGGACTCGGACACCTGTCCCTCCTCCCGGGCCTGCGGCCGCCCCCCGTGTCTGCTCGGCCGGGCGGGGGCAGGGTCTCCTCCAGGGCGACCGTGAGGGCTGCATGCGCGGGGCCCTCCTCGGGGCGGAGCCGGGGGCCTGCGTGTGGGGCATGTGGGGCGGGAGCCCGAAGCTGGCCGGACCCGGTGCGGACCAGGGAGGTGCGCTCATGGGGACGCAGCACCGTTGTCTCCCGTCGGAGTCAGGAGGGCTTCAGCGCTGTCCCCGTCTGCCTCCCAGGCACTTGTCCCTCTGCCACGCCTGCGGCCGGGTGGCTGTGCCACGACGTCCCACTCCCGTGTCCCACGTCCGCAGGTCGGGCCAGGGGGCCCCGGGAGCTCGCGTCCCGGCCTCTGCTTTCTCGAACCCCCGCCCGCCCCTGCTCTGCCGCGGAGTCATGCACACGAGAGCCTCGGGCCAAGAGCCAGCACCTTCCTGCCGAGGAACTGTGCTTCGTGAGGAGGAACCGCGGTCCCCGACGTCTCTGCGTCCCCGTCTGCCACGTGAGCCCCTCACCGTCCAGCCCCTGCGTCACAGACTGCCGGCTCACCCGCTATCCGTGCAGTGCACGCCCGGGGCACACGCAGCACCTGCGCCCTGCCCTGGGTCTGCTGGAGCCCGAGGAGCAGCCTGCAGAACCTTCTGGCCTGGGGTGTAGGAAATGTCCAGTCACCATGGCCGATAAGCTGCCGGGCAACACTGTGTGGCTTTAA